A single Anopheles funestus chromosome 2RL, idAnoFuneDA-416_04, whole genome shotgun sequence DNA region contains:
- the LOC125761522 gene encoding uncharacterized protein LOC125761522 isoform X2 — protein MFMLFIIIAITLSNLLAGLAVSDISEIIKESKRLKIGLTVRRLSWYNSIWSRFTQKPCHNVLNIQMDTKKDNQIWLYRSDAEKPDLLPWKTSPQFERTLKEASDVRIDPKIPGRSHP, from the exons ATGTTCATGCTGTTTATTATAATCGCCATTACGTTATCTAATTTGTTGGCTGGTTTAGCTGTCAGCGATATTTCG GAAATCATCAAGGAATCTAAACGCTTAAAAATTGGTCTCACAGTTAGACGACTTTCTTGGTAcaa TTCAATATGGAGCAGATTTACACAAAAACCATGTCATAATGTCCTAAACATTCAAAT GGATACTAAAAAGGATAACCAAATATGGCTGTACAGAAGTGATGCAGAGAAACCCGATTTGCTGCCATGGAAAACATCACCACAATTTGAAAGAACACTCAAAGAAGCTAGTGATGTGCGGATCGACCCGAAAATACCGGGTCGGAGCCATCCATAA
- the LOC125761522 gene encoding transient receptor potential cation channel protein painless-like isoform X1: MEQPEKILQTDLVNHFENKNLGAFVHTLKTSRKDAACGKSYTKILQSVLGIILASANDESPLYSISCLTHGAKINKKTENGYYPIHCAVRSCKKENLETVLSFPEVQVDKKTHDGKTALDLLFDIINENNVVAVTTLTLMLLKKNATITKPSDNQSGTTSRNMEYNRETECIELRNRLLNKIKTKPNDENEWYRVQILRNYKTPIQNESLGLYASTDMQTLLKMAIEAGNDKAAKRLINTLSQFYINQGTGPLSSILPENILELCCKNGNYTMLEYLIQKLNQNFENLLGKTLLEWLVNGIDENSTNCRFFKCLNLCLNIPSFDIDEQDGNGETALAFAIKYKLKRTQKLLLEKGAYIGGKDIYGQFVINEIDPTVLKEHFDECIYTIGEGFEGNKCNQSHIFVMLQNFVPPKFKLNKAQHTSETKHEQMSVMPALMKFTDVSEISADWTIHKEIRLELIEHPVIKTLLYIRDPPSITKPIQLARLSVPLVVLFWFSPHNRSAMIFVMGILISLLFLKFILPLCVSRSFLNLWEYSKYKPIKNTINYIENTLKFIFKKIEFLIFSVLFHEIVLTVMMCCAYYTENDKLFLTCLTALVGLTMRSFLASYELSAEFINMLDIVAFKMFKYLLVYSWLFLTSALYLYHSGKTAESSTQSELKNGSINQTTNVTNCDDFTIQTIAWHAKFLQVLVWYTGEYGAANITFNLYSYFMFMLFIIIAITLSNLLAGLAVSDISEIIKESKRLKIGLTVRRLSWYNSIWSRFTQKPCHNVLNIQMDTKKDNQIWLYRSDAEKPDLLPWKTSPQFERTLKEASDVRIDPKIPGRSHP; the protein is encoded by the exons ATGGAACAACctgaaaaaatattacaa ACGGATTTAGTGAATCATTTTGAGAACAAAAATTTGGGAGCCTTCGTACATACACTGAAAACATCAAGAAAGGATGCCGCATGTGGGAAAAGTTACACTAAGATTCTTCAATCAGTGCTTGGCATTATCCTAGCGAGTGCAAACGATGAAAGCCCTCTATACTCCATATCATGCTTAACGCATGGTGCTAAAATTAACAAG aaaacggaaaatggaTATTACCCGATACATTGTGCAGTACGGTcgtgcaaaaaggaaaacctagAGACAGTTCTATCATTTCCAGAAGTGCAAGTGGATAAAAAGACACATGATGGCAAAACTGCACTAGATTTGCTTTTCGAcattataaatgaaaataatgtcGTGGCCGTTACAACACTCACATTAATGCTGTTGAAAAAGAATGCTACCATTACCAAACCTAGTGATAATCAATCTGGAACAACGTCTCGAAACATGGAATATAATCGAGAAACTGAGTGCATCGAACTTCGGAATCGTTTGcttaacaaaatcaaaacaaaaccaaacgatgAAAATGAATGGTATCGGGTACAAATATTGCGTAATTATAAAACGCCTATACAAAACGAATCGCTTGGTTTGTACGCAAGCACAGACATGCAAACTTTATTGAAAATGGCTATCGAAGCGGGAAATGACAAGGCAGCAAAACGTCTTATCAATACACTCTCACAATTCTACATCAACCAGGGAACAGGCCCATTGTCAAGTATATTACCAGAAAATATACTTGAATTATGTTGCAAGAATGGGAATTACACCATGCTGGAATATTTAATTcagaaattaaatcaaaattttgaaaatctcTTGGGAAAAACCCTTCTTGAATGGTTGGTAAATGGTATTGATGAAAATAGTACAAATTGtcgattttttaaatgcttgAACCTTTGCTTAAACATACCCTCATTCGATATTGACGAGCAAGATGGCAATGGAGAGACCGCTTTAGCTTTCGCAATCAAATATAAACTAAAGCGCACGCAGAAGCTGCTGCTAGAAAAAGGTGCGTACATTGGTGGGAAGGATATTTACGGTCAATTTGTAATTAATGAAATTGATCCAACGGTGCTTAAGGAGCATTTTGATGAGTGTATTTACACTATCGGTGAAGGGTTTGAAGGAAACAAATGTAATCAATCCCACATTTTCGTAATGTTGCAAAATTTCGTTCCACCGAAATTCAAGCTCAACAAAGCTCAACATACAAGTGAAACTAAGCATGAGCAGATGAGCGTTATGCCTGCTCTGATGAAATTTACAGATGTGTCAGAAATATCTGCCGATTGGACTATCCACAAGGAAATAAGACTAGAGCTTATCGAACATCCGGTTATTAAAACCTTGCTTTACATACGCGATCCACCATCAATTACAAAGCCCATACAGCTAGCAAGATTGTCTGTGCCTTTGGTTGTGCTATTCTGGTTCTCACCACACAATAGATCAGCGATGATTTTTGTTATGggaattttaatttctcttctgtttttgaaatttattcttCCCCTTTGTGTATCGCGTTCTTTTTTAAACCTTTGGGAATATTCTAAATACAAACctattaaaaatacaatcaattaTATTGAAAACACCTTGAAATTTATCttcaaaaaaatcgaatttctTATCTTTAGCGTACTGTttcatgaaattgttttaactgtTATGATGTGCTGTGCATATTATACTGAAAATGATAAGTTATTTCTAACTTGCCTCACTGCTCTTGTAGGGTTGACAATGAGAAGCTTTCTTGCCAGCTACGAACTCTCTGCGGAGTTCATAAACATGTTAGACATAGTTGCcttcaaaatgtttaaatatttattagtaTATTCATGGCTTTTCCTAACGTCCGCACTGTATTTGTACCATAGCGGTAAAACTGCTGAATCAAGTACACaaagtgaattaaaaaatggtAGCATAAATCAAACTACAAATGTAACTAACTGCGACGATTTTACAATACAAACAATAGCATGGCACGCTAAATTTTTGCAAGTTTTGGTATGGTACACAG GGGAGTATGGAGCAGCGAATATAACGTTTAATCTATACAGCTATTTCATGTTCATGCTGTTTATTATAATCGCCATTACGTTATCTAATTTGTTGGCTGGTTTAGCTGTCAGCGATATTTCG GAAATCATCAAGGAATCTAAACGCTTAAAAATTGGTCTCACAGTTAGACGACTTTCTTGGTAcaa TTCAATATGGAGCAGATTTACACAAAAACCATGTCATAATGTCCTAAACATTCAAAT GGATACTAAAAAGGATAACCAAATATGGCTGTACAGAAGTGATGCAGAGAAACCCGATTTGCTGCCATGGAAAACATCACCACAATTTGAAAGAACACTCAAAGAAGCTAGTGATGTGCGGATCGACCCGAAAATACCGGGTCGGAGCCATCCATAA